One part of the Alosa alosa isolate M-15738 ecotype Scorff River chromosome 4, AALO_Geno_1.1, whole genome shotgun sequence genome encodes these proteins:
- the slc16a1b gene encoding monocarboxylate transporter 1b, translating to MAPATGGPVGYTPPEGGWGWMVVVGAFISIGFSYAFAKSITVFFKEIEIIFDATSSQVSWISSITLAVMYGGGPISSILVNKYGSRPVMMCGGLLSGCGLVAASFCNSVEGLYFCVGVIGGLGLSFNLNPALTMIGKYFYKRRPIANGIAMAGSPVFLSTLSPLNTWLYDQFGWRGSFLILGGLLLNCCVAGALMRPLGPKAPPPKIEDPKVELESSAVAKPAQKRSAIEVINSFIDLTLFKHRGFLLYLLGNVVMFFGLFSPLIFLSNYAKDEGISKEKAAFLLSILAFTDMFARPSMGLVANTRWVRPRIQYFFAASVLYNGICHLLAPLSVDYLGFALYAVFFGIAFGWLSSVLFETLMDLVGAQRFSSAVGLVTIVECGPVLLGPPLLGKLKDVYHNYRYTYMACGVILVVASVFLFVGMGINYTLLEREKRAEERNSAADALEQEANDHNASREKEGEEPNAAMPLNPPEDEQLKEDSV from the exons ATGGCTCCAGCGACGGGTGGTCCGGTGGGCTACACGCCCCCTGAGGGGGGGTGGGgctggatggtggtggtgggtgccTTCATCTCCATCGGCTTCTCCTACGCCTTCGCCAAGTCCATCACCGTCTTCTTCAAGGAGATCGAGATCATCTTCGACGCCACCAGCTCACAGGTGTCCTGGATCTCCTCCATCACACTGGCCGTCATGTACGgcggag gACCAATCAGCAGCATCTTGGTGAATAAGTATGGCAGTCGGCCCGTCATGATGTGTGGGGGGCTTCTGTCCGGCTGTGGTCTAGTGGCAGCCTCCTTCTGCAACAGCGTGGAGGGACTCTACTTCTGTGTGGGCGTTATTggag gccTGGGCCTGTCATTCAACCTGAACCCCGCCCTGACAATGATCGGTAAATACTTCTACAAGCGCCGGCCCATCGCCAACGGGATCGCCATGGCGGGCAGCCCGGTGTTCCTGTCTACTCTGTCGCCGCTCAACACCTGGCTGTACGACCAGTTCGGCTGGCGGGGCAGCTTCCTCATCCTAGGCGGCCTGCTGCTCAACTGCTGTGTGGCCGGAGCACTCATGCGGCCCCTCGGACCCAAGGCTCCGCCACCCAAGATAGAGGAccccaag GTGGAGCTGGAGTCCAGCGCGGTAGCAAAGCCCGCCCAGAAGCGATCGGCCATTGAGGTCATCAACAGCTTCATTGACCTGACGCTGTTTAAACACCGCGGCTTCCTGCTCTACCTGCTGGGCAATGTGGTCATGTTCTTCGGCCTCTTCTCGCCCCTCATCTTCCTCAGCAACTACGCCAAGGACGAGGGCATCTCCAAGGAGAAGGCCGCCTTCCTGCTGTCCATCCTGGCCTTCACCGACATGTTTGCCCGGCCCTCCATGGGCCTGGTGGCCAACACGCGCTGGGTGCGTCCACGTATCCAGTACTTCTTCGCCGCCTCGGTGCTGTACAACGGCATCTGCCACCTGCTGGCGCCGCTGTCGGTGGACTACCTGGGCTTCGCGCTCTACGCCGTCTTCTTCGGGATCGCGTTCGGCTGGCTCAGCTCCGTGCTGTTCGAGACGCTCATGGACCTGGTCGGGGCGCAGAGGTTCTCCAGCGCCGTCGGACTCGTCACCATCGTGGAGTGCGGCCCCGTGCTGTTGGGACCACCGCTGCTGG GCAAGCTGAAGGACGTCTACCATAACTACAGGTACACGTACATGGCGTGCGGTGTGATCCTGGTGGTGGCGAGCGTCTTCCTGTTCGTGGGGATGGGCATCAACTACACGCTGCTGGAGCGCGAGAAGCGCGCGGAGGAGCGCAACAGCGCGGCCGACGCCCTCGAACAGGAGGCCAACGACCACAACGCCAGCCgcgagaaggagggggaggagccTAACGCAGCCATGCCCCTCAACCCCCCCGAGGACGAGCAGCTGAAGGAGGACTCCGTCTAG